In Numida meleagris isolate 19003 breed g44 Domestic line chromosome 3, NumMel1.0, whole genome shotgun sequence, the following are encoded in one genomic region:
- the RHOU gene encoding rho-related GTP-binding protein RhoU, whose amino-acid sequence MPTPNSDSYTATGSWKRGRFCQPGAGAGAEPRRSIKCVLVGDGAVGKTSLVVSYTTNGYPTEYIPTAFDNFSAVVSVDGKPVRLQLCDTAGQDEFDKLRPLCYTNTDIFLLCFSVVSPSSFQNVIEKWVPEIRCHCPKAPIILVGTQSDLREDVKVLIELDKCKEKPVPEEAAKLCAEEIKAASYIECSALTQKNLKEVFDAAIVAGIQYSDTQQQPKKSKCRTPDKMKNLSKSWWKKYCCFV is encoded by the exons ATGCCTACTCCCAACTCTGATTCGTACACAGCCACAGGGAGCTGGAAACGAGGACGGTTTTGTCAGCC cggggccggggccggagCCGAGCCGCGGCGCAGCATCAAGTGTGTGCTGGTGGGGGACGGCGCCGTGGGGAAGACGAGTCTGGTGGTGAGCTACACCACCAACGGGTACCCCACCGAGTACATTCCCACCGCCTTCGACAACTTCTCCG CTGTGGTGTCTGTGGATGGCAAGCCGGTGCGACTGCAGCTCTGCGACACGGCCGGGCAG GATGAGTTTGACAAGCTGAGGCCTCTGTGCTACACCAACACAGACATCTTCCTGCTGTGCTTCAGCGTTGTCAGCCCCTCATCCTTCCAGAACGTCATCGAGAAGTGGGTCCCCGAAATCCGATGCCACTGCCCCAAGGCACCCATCATCCTGGTGGGGACGCAGTCGGACCTCCGGGAGGATGTCAAGGTGCTCATTGAGCTGGACAAGTGCAAGGAGAAGCCGGTCCCGGAGGAGGCCGCAAAGCTTTGTgctgaggaaataaaagctgCGTCCTACATCGAGTGCTCAGCTTTGACTCAGAAAAACCTTAAGGAGGTCTTTGATGCGGCCATTGTGGCTGGAATTCAGTACTCAGACACCCAGCAGCAACCAAAGAAATCCAAGTGTAGGACTCCAGACAAGATGAAAAACCTCTCCAAATCCTGgtggaaaaaatactgctgttttgtATAG